Proteins co-encoded in one Arachis stenosperma cultivar V10309 chromosome 7, arast.V10309.gnm1.PFL2, whole genome shotgun sequence genomic window:
- the LOC130941299 gene encoding uncharacterized protein LOC130941299: MLLRSSSAPIPTSFIPHSREPSSPEAERLLQFSRTRSFASPRQNLPDSSDHQSPTKHNDNKSCIPRSNVLKSQHGTKIKESDQVIHTTKGKPSIRELFSVSGLDRQVLVEYDEDGGEEKKRGNRGLQTLVVGGGMGSDGGKICGGSGRVPDGSGWESDKTDAYYQTMIQANPNNALLLGNYAKFLKEVRGDYPKAEEYLERAILANPGDATVLSLYADLIWQIEKDADRAEGYFDQAVKSAPDDCYVLASYAKFLWDAEEEEDKDHQHQTDHSNVFHGANGQPHFNAYLSVSE; encoded by the exons ATGTTACTAAGAAGCTCCTCCGCACCAATACCAACCTCGTTCATACCCCATTCTAGGGAACCATCCTCCCCTGAAGCAGAAAGGCTTCTTCAATTTTCTAGAACAAGATCATTTGCCAGTCCAAGACAAAACTTGCCTGACTCATCAGATCATCAAAGCCCAACAAAGCACAACGACAACAAGAGTTGCATACCACGTAGTAACGTGCTCAAGAGTCAGCATGGTACCAAGATCAAAGAAAGCGACCAAGTGATTCACACAACAAAAGGGAAACCTTCAATCAGAGAACTCTTCTCAGTCTCAGGTTTAGATAGGCAAGTCCTAGTAGAATATGATGAAGATGgtggtgaagagaagaagagaggtaATAGGGGATTGCAGACTTTAGTTGTTGGTGGTGGGATGGGGAGTGATGGTGGCAAGATATGTGGTGGCAGTGGAAGAGTCCCAGATGGAAGTGGCTGGGAATCAGATAAGACTGATGCTTATTACCAAACCATGATTCAAGCTAACCCCAACAATGCGCTTCTGCTTGGAAATTATGCTAAGTTCTTAAAAGAG GTTCGTGGAGATTATCCTAAAGCCGAAGAATATCTTGAAAGAGCCATTTTGGCTAATCCTGGTGATGCAACTGTTTTGTCACTCTATGCGGATTTAATTTGGCAAATAGAGAAGGATGCTGATCGTGCTGAGGGATATTTTGATCAAGCTGTTAAAAGCGCCCCTGATGATTG CTATGTCCTGgcttcttatgctaaattccTTTGGGATGCTGAAGAGGAGGAAGATAAAGACCACCAACATCAAACTGATCACAGCAATGTCTTTCACGGAGCTAATGGCCAGCCTCATTTTAATGCATACCTCTCTGTCTCTGAGTGA
- the LOC130941298 gene encoding G-type lectin S-receptor-like serine/threonine-protein kinase SD2-5 isoform X2 codes for MGLLKCGALFLCVLLLSTTCLSKEQHIQKIYPGFSASKLDWDDYNGMFLLSNNSAFAFGFFGTLDVSLFVLVVLHLSSYKVVWTANRGLLVRNSNRFVLEHSGNAYLEGGNGVVWSTNTTGQRVRSMELQDSGNLVLIGENGTSIWQSFDHPTDTLLPGQAFVEGMTLKTFPNRNNLFHFLAYKAGDLVLYAGFEPPQQYWSSQKNFSGKIHSASLVSNSWNFYDKNGDLLGRTVFSDYSDPDSFWVAILDPTGAISFYDLSKGKGATSEATKIPQDPCGIPEPCDPYNVCFFENWCECPALLKSRFNCKPPNVSTCSRTSTELLYVGEKLDYFALDYVAPVSKSNLNACKEACLGNCSCLVLFFENTTGRCFHFDQTGSFQRFKGGPGGFTSYMKVSIDDGNDHKKQKNGILLIVAIVVFTVLVIVSLVAGFWYYNKKMNLVKHEQDTLEEDDFLDGLSGMPTRFTYGALSTVTKNFSTKIGEGGFGSVYLGVLEDGTQLAVKKLEGLGQGTKEFKAEVSIIGSIHHVHLVKLKGFCAEGPHRLLVYEYMGRGSLDKWIFKNSENTFLLTWDTRFNIAIGTAKGLAYLHEECEVKIVHCDIKPQNVLLDDNFTAKVSDFGLAKLMNREQSHVVTTLRGTRGYLAPEWITNYAISEKSDVFSYGMVLLEIIGGRKNYDQWEGPEKVHFPSYVFRMMEEGRLREVIDKRIDIDDKDERAMIALKVALWCIQDDVSLRPSMTKVVQMLEGLCPVPDPPLSQSSSFTAFLKMSSGEASSSGQGSFYSNVPLSCVQLSGPR; via the coding sequence ATGGGGCTGTTGAAATGTGGAGCCTTGTTTTTGTGTGTGCTGCTTCTGTCCACAACCTGCTTGAGTAAAGAACAGCACATTCAGAAGATATATCCTGGCTTCAGTGCATCTAAGCTGGATTGGGACGATTATAATGGAATGTTCTTACTATCCAACAACTCGGCTTTCGCCTTCGGATTCTTTGGTACCCTTGATGTTTCCTTGTTTGTTCTAGTAGTCCTTCACCTGAGTAGCTACAAAGTGGTTTGGACTGCCAACAGAGGCTTACTTGTTAGGAATTCTAATAGATTTGTGTTAGAACATAGCGGGAATGCATATTTGGAGGGTGGGAACGGTGTGGTTTGGTCAACAAACACAACAGGACAAAGAGTAAGATCCATGGAGTTGCAGGATTCAGGGAATTTGGTGTTGATTGGGGAAAATGGGACATCCATTTGGCAGAGTTTTGACCATCCCACTGATACTCTTTTGCCTGGTCAAGCCTTTGTGGAAGGAATGACACTAAAAACCTTTCCCAACCGCAACAACTTGTTCCATTTTCTTGCTTACAAGGCAGGTGATTTGGTTCTCTATGCAGGATTTGAGCCTCCGCAACAATACTggtcaagccaaaagaatttcAGTGGCAAGATTCATTCTGCTTCTCTGGTGTCCAATTCATGGAATTTCTATGACAAGAATGGGGATTTGCTGGGGAGAACTGTTTTCTCTGACTATTCAGATCCTGACTCATTTTGGGTTGCTATTTTGGACCCTACAGGTGCCATCTCTTTCTATGATCTTAGCAAAGGGAAGGGTGCTACATCTGAGGCAACAAAAATACCACAAGACCCTTGTGGCATTCCTGAGCCTTGTGATCCTTACAATGTTTGTTTCTTTGAGAACTGGTGTGAATGCCCTGCACTTCTCAAATCTCGCTTTAACTGCAAGCCTCCGAATGTCTCAACTTGTTCTAGGACTTCTACGGAACTTCTATATGTTGGTGAGAAGCTTGACTATTTTGCACTTGATTATGTTGCACCGGTTTCAAAATCAAACCTGAATGCCTGCAAAGAAGCTTGTTTGGGAAACTGCTCTTGCCTTGTGCTTTTCTTTGAAAACACCACCGGGAGATGCTTTCATTTTGATCAGACTGGAAGCTTCCAACGATTCAAGGGGGGTCCCGGCGGTTTTACTTCATATATGAAGGTGTCCATTGATGATGGAAATGACCacaaaaagcaaaagaatgGGATACTGCTAATTGTTGCCATAGTAGTCTTCACAGTTCTGGTCATTGTTAGTCTTGTGGCAGGGTTCTGGTACTATAACAAGAAGATGAATCTTGTTAAGCATGAACAGGACACATTGGAGGAGGATGATTTCTTGGATGGTCTCTCCGGAATGCCTACTCGGTTTACTTATGGTGCTCTCTCTACTGTGACAAAGAACTTCTCCACCAAAATTGGTGAAGGAGGTTTTGGCTCTGTGTATCTTGGTGTGCTTGAAGATGGAACTCAGTTGGCTGTGAAAAAATTGGAAGGTCTTGGACAAGGGACAAAAGAGTTCAAGGCTGAAGTGTCTATAATTGGAAGCATTCATCATGTTCATCTGGTGAAGCTTAAAGGCTTCTGCGCTGAGGGTCCTCATCGCCTTCTCGTCTATGAATACATGGGGAGGGGCTCTCTGGACAAATGGATCTTCAAGAACAGTGAAAACACTTTCTTGTTGACTTGGGATACAAGGTTCAACATTGCAATAGGCACAGCCAAGGGATTGGCCTATCTTCATGAAGAGTGTGAGGTGAAGATTGTTCATTGTGATATTAAGCCGCAGAATGTTCTTCTTGATGATAATTTCACTGCTAAAGTTTCAGATTTCGGACTGGCTAAGCTAATGAACCGCGAACAAAGCCATGTGGTTACAACTCTAAGGGGCACAAGAGGGTATCTAGCACCAGAATGGATCACTAACTATGCAATTTCTGAGAAGAGTGATGTGTTCAGCTATGGCATGGTCTTGCTGGAGATTATTGGAGGAAGGAAGAACTATGATCAGTGGGAAGGCCCGGAGAAAGTGCATTTTCCTTCTTATGTCTTCAGAATGATGGAGGAAGGGAGACTGAGAGAAGTTATTGACAAAAGGATAGACATTGATGATAAGGATGAAAGGGCTATGATTGCTCTCAAAGTTGCTCTATGGTGTATACAAGATGATGTCAGTTTGAGACCTTCCATGACAAAGGTAGTTCAAATGCTTGAAGGTCTCTGCCCTGTACCTGATCCACCATTATCTCAGTCTAGTTCTTTCACAGCCTTCCTGAAAATGAGTAGTGGAGAAGCTTCTTCTTCAGGACAGGGAAGCTTCTATAGTAACGTGCCACTTTCTTGTGTTCAATTATCTGGACCAAGATGA
- the LOC130941298 gene encoding G-type lectin S-receptor-like serine/threonine-protein kinase SD2-5 isoform X1 — MNISSPIQLVRSPPYNFHNLSRSTNLSSFIPFGFILLQQLFLSDQIMGLLKCGALFLCVLLLSTTCLSKEQHIQKIYPGFSASKLDWDDYNGMFLLSNNSAFAFGFFGTLDVSLFVLVVLHLSSYKVVWTANRGLLVRNSNRFVLEHSGNAYLEGGNGVVWSTNTTGQRVRSMELQDSGNLVLIGENGTSIWQSFDHPTDTLLPGQAFVEGMTLKTFPNRNNLFHFLAYKAGDLVLYAGFEPPQQYWSSQKNFSGKIHSASLVSNSWNFYDKNGDLLGRTVFSDYSDPDSFWVAILDPTGAISFYDLSKGKGATSEATKIPQDPCGIPEPCDPYNVCFFENWCECPALLKSRFNCKPPNVSTCSRTSTELLYVGEKLDYFALDYVAPVSKSNLNACKEACLGNCSCLVLFFENTTGRCFHFDQTGSFQRFKGGPGGFTSYMKVSIDDGNDHKKQKNGILLIVAIVVFTVLVIVSLVAGFWYYNKKMNLVKHEQDTLEEDDFLDGLSGMPTRFTYGALSTVTKNFSTKIGEGGFGSVYLGVLEDGTQLAVKKLEGLGQGTKEFKAEVSIIGSIHHVHLVKLKGFCAEGPHRLLVYEYMGRGSLDKWIFKNSENTFLLTWDTRFNIAIGTAKGLAYLHEECEVKIVHCDIKPQNVLLDDNFTAKVSDFGLAKLMNREQSHVVTTLRGTRGYLAPEWITNYAISEKSDVFSYGMVLLEIIGGRKNYDQWEGPEKVHFPSYVFRMMEEGRLREVIDKRIDIDDKDERAMIALKVALWCIQDDVSLRPSMTKVVQMLEGLCPVPDPPLSQSSSFTAFLKMSSGEASSSGQGSFYSNVPLSCVQLSGPR, encoded by the exons ATGAACATATCAAGTCCTATACAACTTGTTCGGTCTCCTCCTTACAACTTCCATAACCTGTCAAGATCCACAAACCTTTCTTCCTTCATCCCCTTTGGTTTCATCCTGCTACAACAACTCTTCTTAAG CGATCAAATCATGGGGCTGTTGAAATGTGGAGCCTTGTTTTTGTGTGTGCTGCTTCTGTCCACAACCTGCTTGAGTAAAGAACAGCACATTCAGAAGATATATCCTGGCTTCAGTGCATCTAAGCTGGATTGGGACGATTATAATGGAATGTTCTTACTATCCAACAACTCGGCTTTCGCCTTCGGATTCTTTGGTACCCTTGATGTTTCCTTGTTTGTTCTAGTAGTCCTTCACCTGAGTAGCTACAAAGTGGTTTGGACTGCCAACAGAGGCTTACTTGTTAGGAATTCTAATAGATTTGTGTTAGAACATAGCGGGAATGCATATTTGGAGGGTGGGAACGGTGTGGTTTGGTCAACAAACACAACAGGACAAAGAGTAAGATCCATGGAGTTGCAGGATTCAGGGAATTTGGTGTTGATTGGGGAAAATGGGACATCCATTTGGCAGAGTTTTGACCATCCCACTGATACTCTTTTGCCTGGTCAAGCCTTTGTGGAAGGAATGACACTAAAAACCTTTCCCAACCGCAACAACTTGTTCCATTTTCTTGCTTACAAGGCAGGTGATTTGGTTCTCTATGCAGGATTTGAGCCTCCGCAACAATACTggtcaagccaaaagaatttcAGTGGCAAGATTCATTCTGCTTCTCTGGTGTCCAATTCATGGAATTTCTATGACAAGAATGGGGATTTGCTGGGGAGAACTGTTTTCTCTGACTATTCAGATCCTGACTCATTTTGGGTTGCTATTTTGGACCCTACAGGTGCCATCTCTTTCTATGATCTTAGCAAAGGGAAGGGTGCTACATCTGAGGCAACAAAAATACCACAAGACCCTTGTGGCATTCCTGAGCCTTGTGATCCTTACAATGTTTGTTTCTTTGAGAACTGGTGTGAATGCCCTGCACTTCTCAAATCTCGCTTTAACTGCAAGCCTCCGAATGTCTCAACTTGTTCTAGGACTTCTACGGAACTTCTATATGTTGGTGAGAAGCTTGACTATTTTGCACTTGATTATGTTGCACCGGTTTCAAAATCAAACCTGAATGCCTGCAAAGAAGCTTGTTTGGGAAACTGCTCTTGCCTTGTGCTTTTCTTTGAAAACACCACCGGGAGATGCTTTCATTTTGATCAGACTGGAAGCTTCCAACGATTCAAGGGGGGTCCCGGCGGTTTTACTTCATATATGAAGGTGTCCATTGATGATGGAAATGACCacaaaaagcaaaagaatgGGATACTGCTAATTGTTGCCATAGTAGTCTTCACAGTTCTGGTCATTGTTAGTCTTGTGGCAGGGTTCTGGTACTATAACAAGAAGATGAATCTTGTTAAGCATGAACAGGACACATTGGAGGAGGATGATTTCTTGGATGGTCTCTCCGGAATGCCTACTCGGTTTACTTATGGTGCTCTCTCTACTGTGACAAAGAACTTCTCCACCAAAATTGGTGAAGGAGGTTTTGGCTCTGTGTATCTTGGTGTGCTTGAAGATGGAACTCAGTTGGCTGTGAAAAAATTGGAAGGTCTTGGACAAGGGACAAAAGAGTTCAAGGCTGAAGTGTCTATAATTGGAAGCATTCATCATGTTCATCTGGTGAAGCTTAAAGGCTTCTGCGCTGAGGGTCCTCATCGCCTTCTCGTCTATGAATACATGGGGAGGGGCTCTCTGGACAAATGGATCTTCAAGAACAGTGAAAACACTTTCTTGTTGACTTGGGATACAAGGTTCAACATTGCAATAGGCACAGCCAAGGGATTGGCCTATCTTCATGAAGAGTGTGAGGTGAAGATTGTTCATTGTGATATTAAGCCGCAGAATGTTCTTCTTGATGATAATTTCACTGCTAAAGTTTCAGATTTCGGACTGGCTAAGCTAATGAACCGCGAACAAAGCCATGTGGTTACAACTCTAAGGGGCACAAGAGGGTATCTAGCACCAGAATGGATCACTAACTATGCAATTTCTGAGAAGAGTGATGTGTTCAGCTATGGCATGGTCTTGCTGGAGATTATTGGAGGAAGGAAGAACTATGATCAGTGGGAAGGCCCGGAGAAAGTGCATTTTCCTTCTTATGTCTTCAGAATGATGGAGGAAGGGAGACTGAGAGAAGTTATTGACAAAAGGATAGACATTGATGATAAGGATGAAAGGGCTATGATTGCTCTCAAAGTTGCTCTATGGTGTATACAAGATGATGTCAGTTTGAGACCTTCCATGACAAAGGTAGTTCAAATGCTTGAAGGTCTCTGCCCTGTACCTGATCCACCATTATCTCAGTCTAGTTCTTTCACAGCCTTCCTGAAAATGAGTAGTGGAGAAGCTTCTTCTTCAGGACAGGGAAGCTTCTATAGTAACGTGCCACTTTCTTGTGTTCAATTATCTGGACCAAGATGA
- the LOC130941104 gene encoding methyl-CpG-binding domain-containing protein 11-like: MDTNNASKELQEEVVSVELPAPPSWNKMYFPKKVGSPRKSEIVFIAPTGEEISSRKQLEQYLKAHPGNPAISEFDWGTGETPRRSARISEKVKSSPPTDSEPAKKRSRKSSGSKKENKETEPASEEGKGKVTTEEPQDPEAKGEKQLENGDENEKNEQTKDAEVDKEETGLNNENDAEKIGNSHAEGGNVTADKPPVEEGQNQEMVTEASQENGATENKQDKSDAVILDANGSAEKEEDPIAVPPASAEEINNAKQDIAVTDERSNPVQAEEQLKKEGELVDNGNVIWNCAQ, from the exons ATGGACACCAACAACGCTTCCAAGGAGTTGCAGGAGGAGGTTGTCTCCGTTGAGCTTCCAGCTCCCCCTTCTTGGAACAAGATG TACTTCCCTAAGAAAGTGGGCTCACCAAGAAAAAGCGAAATTGTATTCATTGCACCAACTGGGGAGGAGATCAGTTCTAGAAAACAATTGGAACAATACCTTAAGGCACATCCAGGCAACCCTGCAATCTCTGAGTTTGACTGGGGAACTGGTGAGACCCCCCGACGATCAGCAAGGATTAGCGAAAAGGTGAAATCAAGTCCACCTACAGACAGCGAGCCTGCAAAGAAAAGATCTAGAAAATCTTCAGGATCAAAGAAGGAGAACAAAGAAACTGAACCTGCTTCAGAGGAAGGCAAGGGGAAGGTAACTACTGAAGAACCCCAGGATCCAGAAGCTAAAGGAGAAAAGCAACTTGAGAATGGAGATgagaatgaaaaaaatgaacaaacCAAGGATGCAGAGGTAGATAAGGAAGAGACTGGTCTGAACAATGAGAATGATGCAGAGAAGATTGGGAATAGTCATGCGGAAGGTGGAAATGTAACTGCTGACAAGCCTCCAGTTGAAGAAGGTCAAAACCAAGAAATGGTTACTGAAGCATCCCAAGAAAATGGTGCAACTGAGAATAAGCAGGATAAATCAGATGCTGTGATTCTTGATGCAAATGGCAGTGCCGAGAAAGAGGAGGATCCGATTGCTGTGCCACCTGCATCTGCTGAAGAGATCAATAATGCAAAGCAAGATATCGCGGTAACTGATGAAAGAAGTAACCCCGTTCAAGCCGAGGAGCAACTGAAGAAGGAGGGCGAGCTAGTTGACAATGGAAATGTTATTTGGAACTGTGCACAGTGA
- the LOC130942047 gene encoding glucan endo-1,3-beta-glucosidase 14: protein MITNFSSPFFLWLLLLSSALFSHALADKAFTGTYGVNYGRIADNLPPPESVVTLLKAAKIKNIRIYDSDHQVLTAFKGSGIEIVVGLPNEFLKDMSVAEDRAMSWIKENVEPFIPGTKIRGIAVGNEILGGTDIELWEALLPAARNVYSSLQKLGLAKDIQVSSPHSEAVFANSYPPSSCTFKDDVMPYMRPLLQFFSQIGSPFFINAYPFLAYKNDPQHIDINYALFQKSPGIYDAKTKLHYDNMFDAQVDAAYAALEKVGYTKMEVIVSETGWASRGDENEAGATLKNARTYNKNLRKRLLKKKGTPYRPKMVVRAYIFALFNENLKPGPTSERNFGLFKPDGSIAYDIGFTGLKPSSATSLHKGSGSFFVMVFTTCAAILLLLAL, encoded by the exons ATGATCACCAACTTCTCTTCACCATTCTTTCTCTGGCTGCTTCTCTTGTCAAGTGCATTATTTTCCCATG CATTAGCGGATAAAGCATTTACAGGAACATACGGAGTGAACTACGGTAGGATAGCAGACAATCTGCCTCCCCCGGAGAGTGTAGTGACGCTGCTCAAAGCCGCCAAGATCAAGAACATAAGGATATATGATTCTGATCATCAAGTCCTCACTGCATTCAAAGGTTCCGGAATTGAAATCGTGGTTGGACTTCCCAATGAGTTCCTTAAAGACATGAGCGTGGCCGAGGATCGCGCCATGAGTTGGATCAAAGAAAATGTAGAGCCATTCATTCCGGGGACTAAAATCCGTGGAATAGCGGTGGGAAATGAAATCCTTGGAGGCACAGATATTGAGCTCTGGGAAGCTCTGCTTCCAGCAGCTAGAAATGTGTATAGTTCCCTTCAAAAGCTTGGTTTAGCCAAAGACATTCAAGTTTCAAGTCCACACTCAGAAGCAGTGTTTGCTAATTCATACCCTCCATCTTCTTGCACTTTCAAGGATGATGTGATGCCATATATGAGGCCTCTCTTGCAATTCTTCTCGCAGATTGGTTCCCCATTCTTCATAAATGCATACCCTTTCTTGGCCTACAAGAATGATCCTCAGCATATTGATATCAACTATGCTCTATTCCAAAAGAGCCCCGGAATTTATGATGCTAAGACAAAGCTGCACTATGATAACATGTTTGATGCTCAAGTTGATGCGGCTTATGCTGCTTTGGAGAAGGTTGGCTATACCAAGATGGAGGTCATTGTTTCTGAGACCGGCTGGGCTTCTCGCGGCGACGAGAACGAGGCTGGTGCAACCCTGAAGAATGCCAGGACTTACAACAAGAATTTGAGGAAGCGCCTGCTCAAGAAAAAGGGCACTCCTTATAGGCCAAAGATGGTGGTGAGGGCTTATATATTTGCTTTGTTCAACGAGAATTTGAAGCCTGGCCCAACCTCTGAGAGAAACTTTGGCTTGTTTAAGCCTGATGGAAGCATTGCATATGATATTGGCTTTACCGGACTCAAACCTTCTTCCGCAACTTCTTTACATAAG GGTAGTGGATCTTTCTTCGTAATGGTTTTCACAACTTGTGCtgctattcttcttcttctagcATTGTGA
- the LOC130940449 gene encoding protein LURP-one-related 12-like: MSDVVLKEDTDTETETQLTVLKTSLFFAGDGFTVYDCKGQLVFRVDSYGPDARDRDELVLMDADGRCLLTVRRKRPSLHQRWEGFKGERREGDKPIFSVKRSSIIGRSSVTVEVYDNPGEEYHIEGCFSHRSCTVFNASKEPVAEIRRKVDPTTSVMLGKEVFSLCVKPPFDSAFAMAFVLVLDQINGDDHDLLNTAPADHPAVHPLPQHQH; this comes from the coding sequence ATGAGCGACGTCGTCTTGAAGGAAGACACAGACACGGAGACGGAGACGCAGCTGACGGTGCTGAAGACGTCTCTGTTTTTCGCGGGAGATGGCTTCACCGTCTACGATTGCAAGGGTCAACTAGTATTCCGCGTTGACTCTTACGGACCCGACGCCCGCGACAGAGACGAGCTCGTTCTTATGGATGCAGACGGCCGTTGTCTCCTCACAGTTCGCCGGAAGAGGCCCAGTCTGCATCAACGGTGGGAAGGATTCAAAGGGGAGAGAAGGGAGGGGGACAAGCCCATCTTCAGCGTGAAGAGATCATCCATCATCGGACGCTCAAGCGTGACGGTGGAGGTCTACGATAACCCAGGTGAGGAGTACCACATCGAGGGATGCTTCTCCCACCGCTCCTGCACCGTCTTCAACGCTTCCAAGGAACCAGTTGCCGAGATCAGACGCAAGGTGGACCCCACCACAAGCGTTATGCTTGGCAAGGAAGTCTTCTCCCTCTGCGTCAAACCTCCTTTTGATTCCGCTTTCGCCATGGCCTTTGTTCTCGTTCTCGATCAGATCAACGGCGACGATCACGATCTTCTTAACACTGCTCCGGCCGACCACCCTGCTGTGCACCCTCTCCCTCAACACCAGCATTAA
- the LOC130940238 gene encoding pseudo histidine-containing phosphotransfer protein 6-like yields the protein MLGLGADLLWADMNRLLGFLFHQGVLDEHFLQLHHLQDESSPSFVSEVLNIYFHESEKLLNNLRSLLMDRDFSDYNKMAIHLNQFMGSSSSIGAKRLTTVCLAFRAATQHSNRPGCLRALEMLQHEYCYLKNKLHELFQIEQQRALAAAARYPLQNNQ from the exons ATGCTTGGTCTGGGTGCGGACCTCTTGTGGGCCGACATGAACCGCCTACTGGGCTTCCTCTTCCACCAGGGAGTGCTGGACGAGCACTTCTTGCAGCTTCACCACCTCCAGGACGAGTCCTCCCCAAGCTTCGTCTCCGAGGTGCTCAACATCTACTTCCACGAGTCTGAGAAGCTTCTCAACAATCTCAGATCATTGCTCATGGACAGGGACTTCTCCGACTACAACAAAATGGCAATTCATTTGAATCAATTCATGGGAAGCAGCTCCAGCATTGGTGCCAAGAGACTCACCACTGTCTGCCTTGCCTTTCGTGCCGCTACTCAACACAGTAACCGTCCTGGATGCCTTCGAGCCTTGGAGATGCTGCAACATGAATATTGCTATCTCAAGAACAAACTGCATGAACTATTCCAA ATAGAGCAGCAACGTGCTTTGGCAGCAGCAGCCAGATACCCACTGCAGAataaccaataa